The Salvelinus alpinus chromosome 22, SLU_Salpinus.1, whole genome shotgun sequence DNA window CAAGTGTTAGTGGTGTTTAGTCTATTAAGTAAAGTGTGTCTAAATGTGAGCTCTTGTCCTTCCTCTCAGGGTTCACAGCCATCACAGCTACCAACCCTATCTGGCTCATCAAGACTCGCATGCAGCTGGACTCCAGGTAAACACACGTCTGAGTAGGTAGTGGCTAGAGGGGGATTTAGGATGTCGTGTCGGTTGTACCATTGGTAATCCCAATTCCGCCCGTCTTTTCATAGGAACCGCGGGGAGAAGCCCATGAATGCGTTTGAGTGTTTGCGGCGGGTGTACCAGACAGAAGGCCTGCGAGGGTTCTACCGGGGAATGTCAGCGTCCTACGCTGGAATCTCGGAGACTGTGATCCACTTTGTCATCTATGAGAGCATCAAGCGGCGCATCCTGGAGGCCAAGGCAGCGCAGCACatggacgaggaggaggaggcgtcCAAGGACGCCTCGGACTTTGTGGGGATGATGCTCGCCGCCGCCACCTCCAAGACCTGTGCTACGTCCATCGCTTACCCCCATGGTGAGAGCAGTGTGTTCTGGGAGCAGGAgggtgggagtggtctgagtggaggagagggggtttCTAGTCAGTCGTGTGTTTGTTGTCCTTATACTAGTTAGCACCTGTAGTTAATATTGGTtgtcctttttattttatttaacctttatttaactaggcaagtcagttaagaacaaattcttatttacaatgatggcctaccccggccaaacccgtacgacgttgggccaattgtgcgctgccctatgggactcccaatcacggtcggatgtgatgcagcctggattcaaaccaggtactgcagtgacgcctcttagaccgctgcaccactcgggagcccacacgTGCACCTTAGACCATGTTACTGTGAGAGTAAATTATATTTAAGTCCAGTATGGAATCTAGTATTGGGAAAGTATTTATTTTGAGTCACCAGGAAATGAGCgtgctcctctcccctctttacAGAAGTGATCCGGACCCGGCTACGGGAGGAAGGCACCAAGTACCGTTCCTTCTTCCAGACTCTGACCACGGTGCCCAAGGAAGAGGGCTACCGGGCGCTGTACCGCGGCCTCACCACCCACCTGGTGCGCCAGATCCCTAACACCGCCATCATGATGTGCACCTACGAGCTAGTGGTCTACATGCTGAATGGTTAACCTCTGACCCTTGACCTACGACCCAAGATGAAACCCCAGAGAGAGATGAGCCGACGTGGACGGTTGGCATAAAGAGACCCCAGAGAAATTAAACAGGAGAGGGACCAGGGACTGTCATCTCTCCCACCTCCAGTCCCTCCATCCTGTCTTTCTAAAACTAAAGCAAATTGTCCCAAAAGCACCCTATTTTTGGGATGGGGAGTTGGGTTGTTTTCAGGGGTGCACGACACAGAAAGAGGGGTTGGTAGACAGGAAATCAATGTTTGTTTTGGGGATATGGTTTAAAGTTGTTTAAAAAGAAGCTGTCTCATTGAAAATTAGTCCTTAGGAGCCCTTTCTCTCTTGTTTTCTTGCCCTCTCTTATTGTGTCTCTCCTAAAATAAGCTTTACAAGTGCATAGCTTACTGGAGCAGGTACATTGGGGAGAGCACTCAAGCTAGTTTAGAGTCTAACAATGCTAATAATTTCTCTGGTTTGTGTGTCACGGGGGCAATTGGTAGTAGAGGCTTGTTGAGTGCAGGGAGGTCTTGAGGTGAGGATAGTGTGGAGCGAGGTGGATAGGGGATGTGCCTTGCATGACGACTTCAACTGACCTGTACAGATGCATAATAATGATATGTGGGGAAGCAAAGGTCAGACCAGCCCTGGTTTCTGGATCTCAGTAGACCACAGTTGGACCGCAGGCATTTAGAACcacacacagtgctggttggGTCCACTTGGTACTCAGGACGAAGCCTGGTCCCCTCCACCCCAGTTggtcaacatacacacacacacaggggctagTCCACTCTGACAGGCTAGCCCTGACTGACATCCTGACTAACACTGTAGACAGTACTGACTCCTACTGGAAGACATATGCAGAAGTCTTTACTGTACGGCCTGGTCAGTGTGGACAGCACT harbors:
- the LOC139549427 gene encoding solute carrier family 25 member 36-A-like isoform X1 produces the protein MSQRDTLVHLFAGGCGGTVGAILTCPLEVVKTRLQSSHITLYVSGVQLSTVNGPSVARMSPPGPLHCLKLILEKEGARSLFRGLGPNLVGVAPSRAIYFAAYSSAKERLNGVFQPDSTQVHMVSAGLAGFTAITATNPIWLIKTRMQLDSRNRGEKPMNAFECLRRVYQTEGLRGFYRGMSASYAGISETVIHFVIYESIKRRILEAKAAQHMDEEEEASKDASDFVGMMLAAATSKTCATSIAYPHEVIRTRLREEGTKYRSFFQTLTTVPKEEGYRALYRGLTTHLVRQIPNTAIMMCTYELVVYMLNG
- the LOC139549427 gene encoding solute carrier family 25 member 36-A-like isoform X2, with the translated sequence MKFASVQLCSLWGLKRPIIQFVMIVHPLRKVSRNFKPQHQYGAIYFAAYSSAKERLNGVFQPDSTQVHMVSAGLAGFTAITATNPIWLIKTRMQLDSRNRGEKPMNAFECLRRVYQTEGLRGFYRGMSASYAGISETVIHFVIYESIKRRILEAKAAQHMDEEEEASKDASDFVGMMLAAATSKTCATSIAYPHEVIRTRLREEGTKYRSFFQTLTTVPKEEGYRALYRGLTTHLVRQIPNTAIMMCTYELVVYMLNG